From Anopheles darlingi chromosome 2, idAnoDarlMG_H_01, whole genome shotgun sequence, the proteins below share one genomic window:
- the LOC125950168 gene encoding LOW QUALITY PROTEIN: uncharacterized protein LOC125950168 (The sequence of the model RefSeq protein was modified relative to this genomic sequence to represent the inferred CDS: deleted 2 bases in 1 codon) has protein sequence MHQHTRRSSPAVAIRPSSTTAVRRPLPARPRTRPHCFQSWNTCWPSPRRRLNVDIRVLLVVGNRVVVLVTSTVSLNEPTHKRAYGATMDPTNPSATASGAAVLPTCSTISSASTQQQPYGAFGGAVGTTSGHASTGSGPGGGGGGGDNANNLLSPTLLSPGTNTGTASIATSRDEEDDSSNQASSGSKGSGQRTKSNQRWMKLRTTVQISSAIQKKPPLKREDSFLKRFSTRQIPEAQETVEDTGSEGATDAEKTVRRRRRFAKIPRTVVNPDENFYFYWLMLVTISILYNLWTLIVRQSFPELQSNANRFWISCDCLTDIVFIFDVAVQLRTGYLEQGLMVYDSKKLAGHYLRSRAFLLDLAALIPLDILQLRLGSQPMLRFPRFFKVYRAVKYYYIVESRTVWPNLWRVVNLIHILLILAHWFGCFYFLLSEAEGFQGDWVYPYRPGDYATLTRKYLGSLYWSTLTLTTIGDLPTPETNAEPSQSADGPRSLPRRGLKSRLLQFNSSRGYVFTIVSYLIGVFIFATIVGQVGNVITNRNANRLEFERLLDGAKTYMRHHKVPGGMKRRVLRWYDYSWSRGRIQGGGDINTALGLLPDKLKTELALHVNLSVLKKVTIFQECQPEFLHDLVLKMKAYIFTPGDSICRKGEVAREMFIIADGILEVLSETGKVLTTMKAGDFFGEIGILNLDGLNKRTADVRSVGYSELFSLSREDVLTAMKDYPEAQEILQTLGRKRLMEVRCVNKKHASKHAAKEHAAERSSNTHNNQGDSSDNSASKRIVDKLRCDVKGLKNVLRKSRTGTTRRSNESIEMQPLQGQAAGAAGGGGGGGSGGSTGSGSKTPKTMLKRMPRVKSDDIHTEDEGKDNDKVPSPIGAGLPLLQRLRMLKEKQDREERAAKATAQIISPPHTHVTSAISPQESIQEEPEPEVIGAGLPLMQRLKLLKAKEDRLAKESQSKLQVTSNQTSSSPSIVQSMSPTSPTVKGPPSPILNTAGTASHHLKPTMRVSFRDRIRNLHHQDSKHHHGEAKVTVERPGTIHETTDMKQHLLQGSSGSCSSTTPALHHGKSSTLHPHHALHHKGSSGLSLKQKIRSLGQLQRDDQLKPWSKLKLATVVSLGGSYTSLNNAASEESPILKQSKRNRLKTSIPADLNLNSLVSMTPPPISSAPPTTCAAPQTAFQVPNVKSSTFRYGPGEKVSVSDSEVASAGQTAGGTGVSRSAQCGIAAGSNGRRHHGGSGGSTTMPGLPARVRMKPKPIKLDSEQPKAYMSIDDLSPEYCGLPFVKKLKILNERQKLAELESAISKTRSLSLDCTDSNTSNTSSHDHLLEQLTRSQSEGSGMASQGAAPTTAGRSKGGDSPPGDAAATERLLLLPLSPESNETLERRQLKSILKKLSEDKAALEQRPTRDLKRLMRAQTVEGYVARHSKFTKSVTFHRNTLSSPPSSASLLLPPRDSIEDPSLFPLLSAQTAVAPLSLATVGGGTVLAPAPVTGDSNLLLSPSSTTTTTTTTTSTTTGSTTTIEREHELLRSSYYQVLHEEHHHRHLASVTGPTTLDGSDGQALAVISNGGDPLLGGYPHGVETDLGLEQEQGVMVPDDPNRTSLSALAGQRKLIRGSLEEQEFFGEVLFGIKQVIQTHMKEIQVKFQDEFFNMELEVKKRDDIISKLQNRILELEGEQQHGEVYGRLQVQLPPEHRSQSGSSGSGSTGSSNELPFMRGDSLDTIFASSPHSDSDAPRQPKLRSRKPRTSPRHRQLRNRPTWDESTDQESFDRKDSPPLRPTMAMTTTNSGPPPPPVPPRRLSTTTTASTTVTMATATPATTTEQRNARSPYRDLVISELTGNIISDSVIVNIETTSSSQSETELDEQERDPRQNIQEEDEEEDDGDEMRRLVRRSRSRSRETEDGRDGDEEDDDEEAIGRGGTGTTGQR, from the exons GTTAAATGTTGACATTcgggtgttgttggttgttggtaaccgtgtggtggtgttagtAACCTCGACGGTCAGCTTGAACGAGCCTACTCACAAACGGGCATACGGTGCGACG ATGGACCCCACGAATCCGAGTGCGACAGCATCCGGAGCAGCAGTACTACCGACATGTTCAACAATCTCGTCCGCCAGtacgcaacagcaaccgtaCGGTGCATTCGGGGGTGCCGTTGGTACCACATCCGGTCACGCTTCCACCGGAAGTGGaccaggcggcggcggtggcggtggagacAACGCCAACAATCTGCTCAGTCCGACGCTGCTGTCGCCGGGGACGAACACCGGTACGGCATCGATTGCGACCTCCcgggacgaggaggacgactCCAGCAATCAGGCTTCGTCCGGCAGCAAGGGTTCCGGCCAGcg GACAAAGTCGAACCAACGATGGATGAAGCTGCGTACGACGGTACAAATTTCCTCTGCCATACAGAAGAAACCACCTCTCAAGCGGGAGGATTCCTTTTTGAAGCGCTTTTCTACACGACAGATACCGGAGGCTCAG gaaacggtAGAGGATACGGGTTCGGAGGGTGCCACGGATGCGGAGAAGACGGtccggcgaaggcgaaggttcGCCAAGATACCGCGCACCGTCGTCAATCCGGACGAGAACTTTTACTTCTACTGGCTCATGCTGGTGACGATCAGCATCCTGTACAACCTCTGGACGCTCATCGTGCGCCAGAGCTTCCCGGAGCTGCAGAGCAACGCGAACCGCTTCTGGATCTCCTGTGATTGCCTCACCGATATAGTATTCATCTTCGACGTCGCGGTACAGCTGCGCACCGGTTACCTGGAGCAGGGGCTCATGGTGTACGACTCGAAGAAGCTAGCCGGCCACTATCTGCGATCGCGCGCCTTCCTACTCGATCTGGCGGCCCTCATTCCGCTCGACATTCTGCAGCTCCGGCTGGGCAGCCAACCGATGCTACGCTTTCCGAGGTTCTTCAAA GTCTATCGAGCGGTCAAGTATTACTACATCGTAGAGAGTCGCACCGTGTGGCCTAATCTGTGGCGGGTGGTCAACCTGATCCACATTCTGCTCATCCTTGCGCACTGGTTCGGTTGCTTCTACTTTCTGCTATCCGAAGCGGAAGGCTTCCAG GGCGACTGGGTTTATCCGTATCGGCCCGGTGACTATGCCACCTTGACGCGCAAGTACCTGGGCAGCCTGTACTGGTCGACGCTCACCCTGACGACCATCGGCGATCTGCCGACACCGGAGACGAACGCAGA ACCGTCGCAATCGGCGGACGGCCCTAGATCATTGCCCAGGCGTGGCCTCAAGTCCAGACTGCTGCAGTTCAACTCATCCCGCGG GTATGTGTTCACCATCGTTAGCTACCTGATCGGTGTGTTCATcttcgccaccatcgtcggccAGGTGGGAAATGTCATCACCAACCGGAACGCGAACCGGCTCGAGTTTGAGCGGCTGCTCGATGGAGCGAAGACGTACATGCGCCACCATAAG GTACCGGGTGGTATGAAGCGGCGCGTGCTGCGATGGTACGACTACAGCTGGTCCCGGGGCCGGATACAGGGTGGCGGTGACATCAATACGGCGCTCGGGCTGCTGCCGGACAAGCTGAAAACCGAACTGGCCTTACATGTCAATTTGAGCGTGCTGAAGAAGGTGACAATATTTCAAGAGTGCCAGCCCGAGTTTCTGCACGATCTGGTGCTGAAAATGAAGGCCTACATCTTCACGCCGGGCGACTCGATCTGCCGGAAGGGCGAGGTGGCCCGCGAGATGTTCATCATTGCGGACGGCATCCTCGAGGTGCTGAGCGAAACCGGCAAGGtcctgacgacgatgaaggcgGGCGATTTCTTCGGTGAAATCGGCATCCTCAACCTGGACGGCCTGAACAA ACGCACGGCCGACGTACGCTCCGTGGGCTACTCGGAGCTGTTCTCGCTGTCGCGCGAGGACGTGCTGACCGCGATGAAGGACTACCCGGAAGCACAAGAGATCCTGCAAACGCTGGGACGCAAAAGACTGATGGAGGTGCGGTGCGTCAACAAGAAGCACGCCAGCAAGCACGCCGCGAAGGAACACGCCGCCGAACGTAGCTCAAATACCCACAATAACCAAGGTGATAGTAGTGATAATAGTGCCTCAAAACGTATCGTAGATAAGCTTAGGTGTGATGTTAAGGGACTGAAGAACGTGCTGCGCAAATCCAG GACGGGCACGACCAGGAGGAGCAACGAATCAATCGAGATGCAGCCACTGCAAGGCCAAGCGGCcggcgctgctggtggcggtggcggcggtggcagtggcggtagTACTGGTAGCGGCagcaaaacaccgaaaacgatGCTGAAGCGCATGCCGCGCGTCAAATCGGACGACATTCATACGGAGGATGAGGGCAAGGACAACGATAAGGTGCCGAGCCCGATCGGTGCAGGACTTCCATTGCTGCAGCGGCTTCGAATGCTGAAGGAGAAACAA GATCGCGAAGAGCGAGCCGCGAAAGCAACCGCACAAATAATCTCACCACCGCATACTCACGTTACCTCTGCCATATCACCACAGGAATCGATACAGgaagaaccggaaccggaagtgaTCGGCGCCGGCTTGCCGCTGATGCAAAGACTGAAATTGCTCAAAGCAAAAGAGGATCGGCTGGCGAAGGAAAGCCAATCGAAG CTGCAGGTGACGTCAAACCAAACGTCCAGCTCACCGTCGATCGTGCAGAGCATGAGTCCAACGTCGCCGACGGTGAAAGGACCACCGAGTCCCATCCTAAACACCGCCGGTACGGCGAGCCATCATCTGAAACCGACGATGCGTGTCTCGTTCCGGGACCGGATACGGAACCTGCACCATCAGGACTCGAAGCACCATCACGGTGAGGCGAAGGTAACGGTCGAGCGGCCGGGTACGATCCACGAGACGACCGATATGAAGCAGCATCTGCTCCAGGGCAGCAGCGGTAGCTGCAGTAGCACTACACCAGCGCTACACCACGGCAAGTCGTCCACTCTCCATCCGCATCACGCCCTTCACCATAAGGGTTCGTCGGGCCTATCGTTGAAGCAGAAGATCCGATCGCTGGGCCAGCTGCAGCGGGACGATCAGCTGAAGCCCTGGTCCAAGCTGAAGCTGGCGACGGTCGTCAGCCTTGGCGGTAGCTACACCAGCCTCAACAATGCCGCCTCCGAGGAGTCACCGATACTGAagcaatcgaagcgaaaccggCTCAAGACGTCCATCCCGGCCGATCTGAACCTGAACTCGCTCGTCTCCATGACCCCGCCACCGATCTCATCCGCACCGCCGACGACCTGCGCCGCCCCACAGACCGCCTTCCAGGTGCCGAACGTCAAATCGTCCACCTTCCGGTACGGTCCGGGCGAGAAAGTGTCCGTCAGTGACAGTGAGGTGGCGAGTGCCGGTCAAACGGCCGGTGGCACCGGTGTGTCTCGCAGTGCGCAGTGCGGCATAGCGGCAGGCAGCAATGGTCGGCGGCATCatggcggcagtggtggtagtacgACGATGCCCGGTCTACCGGCCCGTGTCCGTATGAAACCGAAGCCGATCAAGCTGGACAGTGAGCAACCGAAGGCGTACATGTCCATCGATGACCTATCGCCCGAATACTGCGGGCTACCGTTCGTCAAGAAGCTCAAGATACTGAACGAACGTCAGAAGCTGGCCGAACTGGAGTCGGCCATCAGCAAGACGCGCAGTCTCAGCCTCGACTGCACCGAttccaacaccagcaacaccagttCGCACGATCACCTGCTCGAACAGCTGACGCGCAGCCAGAGCGAGGGCTCCGGGATGGCATCGCAGGGAGCAGCGCCGACGACGGCTGGCCGCTCGAAGGGAGGTGACTCACCGCCGGGCGATGCTGCCGCGACCGAAcggttactgttgctgccgctcaGCCCGGAGTCCAACGAAACGCTCGAGCGGCGCCAGCTGAAGAGCATACTGAAGAAACTGTCCGAGGACAAGGCGGCGCTAGAACAGCGCCCGACGCGCGACCTCAAGCGGCTGATGCGAGCGCAGACGGTCGAAGGGTACGTTGCCAGACACAGCAAGTTCACCAAGAGCGTCACCTTCCATAGAAACACACTCTCTAGTCCTCCCAGCAGTGCTAGCCTTCTGCTGCCGCCGCGTGACTCTATTGAAGACCCAAgtctttttccccttcttaGCGCACAAACCGCGGTCGCTCCACTGTCGCTGGCCACTGTGGGCGGTGGTACGgtactggcaccggcaccagtgaCCGGCGACAGCAACCTCCTGCtgtcaccgtcgtcgaccaccaccaccaccaccacgaccacctcGACAACGACCGGCTCGACCACTACCATCGAACGTGAACACGAGCTACTGCGATCGAGTTACTATCAGGTACTCCACgaggagcaccaccatcgtcatctgGCCTCGGTCACCGGACCAACGACGCTCGATGGTAGCGATGGTCAAGCGCTGGCGGTCATCAGCAATGGCGGTGATCCGCTGCTGGGCGGGTATCCGCATGGCGTCGAAACGGACCTTGGGctcgagcaggagcagggTGTGATGGTACCGGATGACCCCAACCGGACCTCCCTTTCGGCTTTGGCCGGACAGCGGAAGCTCATCAGAG GTTCACtggaggagcaggagttcTTTGGCGAGGTGCTGTTCGGCATCAAGCAGGTCATCCAGACGCATATGAAGGAGATACAGGTGAAGTTTCAGGACGAGTTCTTCAACATGGAGCTGGAGGTGAAAAAGCGGGACGACATCATATCAAAGCTCCAGAACCGTATCCTCGAGCTGGAAggcgaacagcagcacggGGAGGTGTACGGTCGGTTGCAGGTGCAGCtaccaccggagcaccggagccAGTCCggttcttccggttccggtagtaCCGGCTCATCGAACGAGCTACCGTTTATG CGTGGCGATTCACTGGACACCATCTTCGCTTCCTCACCCcactccgattccgatgcacCGCGACAACCGAAGTTACGTAGCCGGAAACCAAGGACCTCACCGCGTCACCGGCAGCTACGCAATCGACCAACCTGGGACGAATCGACCGATCAGGAGAGCTTCGATCGGAAGGATTCACCCCCGCTACGGCCAACCATGGCCATGACGACCACGAACAgtggaccaccgccaccacccgtACCACCGCGACGCctatcaaccaccaccaccgcaagtACCACCGTTACGATGGCAACGGCGACCCCGGCGACGACAACCGAACAACGTAACGCACGAAGTCCGTACCGGGATCTAGTCATCTCTGAGCTTACGGGCAACATCATCTCCGACAGTGTGATCGTCAACATCGAAACCACCTCCAGCTCCCAGTCGGAGACGGAACTCGACGAACAGGAACGCGACCCTCGGCAAAACATTcaggaggaagacgaggaagaggacgatggtgatgagatGAGGCGCTTGGTGCGGAGAAGCCGCTCCCGTAGCCGCGAAACGGAAGATGGTCGTGATGGtgacgaggaagacgacgacgaagaagcgatagga agaggaggaacaggaacaacagGACAACGGTGA